One genomic segment of Streptomyces liangshanensis includes these proteins:
- a CDS encoding MFS transporter, with amino-acid sequence MRCWTTPRARREGGRVNPYAVLFAPRGALAFTAGSLLARLPAGMFTVSAVIMIAGQRHSYALAGAVTATGLAVTALVAPGVARLVDRHGQARVAVPAAVSAVLGSLALLLCVRHRAPDWTLFAAYAATAAMPNTGGMSRARWVFLFGEDTPEHRAARHTARSFEQAADELCFMLGPLLAATLCSALFPEAGTLTGAALLLTGVLFLARQRSTEPPPSGGTAAARTPLRSPALTALLLVLLATGGVFGATEVVTLAHADDGGRPAWTGGALLALQAGGSCAAGLLLGLLPPPRGAARRLALCLAAMAALLTVPLVAALSGSLPLLAGSLLLAGAATAPTMVTAMGAVQGLSPAGRSNEGMTLAVTALLGGIAAGSALGGWAVERLGPALGYLVPPGAALLALLAAVVGGAVVRAGAGTPAPGYD; translated from the coding sequence ATCAGGTGTTGGACCACGCCCCGCGCGCGCCGCGAGGGTGGGCGCGTGAATCCGTACGCCGTACTCTTCGCGCCCCGGGGCGCCCTCGCCTTCACCGCCGGATCCCTGCTGGCACGCCTCCCGGCCGGGATGTTCACGGTCAGCGCCGTGATCATGATCGCCGGACAGCGGCACTCGTACGCCCTCGCCGGGGCCGTCACCGCCACCGGCCTCGCCGTCACCGCGCTCGTCGCCCCCGGGGTGGCCCGCCTGGTCGACCGGCACGGCCAGGCCCGGGTCGCCGTCCCCGCCGCCGTGTCGGCCGTCCTCGGCTCGCTCGCCCTGCTGCTCTGCGTCCGTCACCGCGCGCCGGACTGGACGCTCTTCGCCGCGTACGCCGCGACCGCCGCCATGCCCAACACGGGCGGCATGTCCCGCGCGCGCTGGGTCTTCCTGTTCGGTGAGGACACCCCGGAGCACCGGGCCGCCCGGCACACCGCCCGCTCCTTCGAACAGGCCGCGGACGAACTGTGCTTCATGCTGGGCCCGCTCCTGGCCGCCACCCTGTGCTCCGCGCTCTTCCCGGAGGCGGGGACCCTGACCGGCGCGGCCCTCCTGCTGACCGGCGTCCTGTTCCTCGCCCGGCAGCGGTCCACCGAACCACCGCCCTCCGGAGGCACGGCCGCGGCCCGCACCCCTCTCCGCTCCCCCGCGCTGACCGCGCTCCTGCTGGTCCTCCTCGCGACGGGCGGGGTCTTCGGCGCGACCGAGGTGGTGACCCTCGCCCACGCGGACGACGGCGGCCGTCCCGCCTGGACGGGCGGCGCGCTGCTGGCGCTCCAGGCCGGCGGATCGTGCGCGGCCGGCCTGCTGCTGGGCCTGCTGCCACCACCGCGCGGGGCCGCCCGCCGGCTGGCGCTGTGCCTCGCCGCGATGGCCGCGCTGCTGACCGTCCCCCTGGTCGCGGCACTCTCCGGTTCGCTGCCGTTGCTGGCCGGGAGTCTGCTGCTGGCGGGCGCCGCGACGGCCCCGACCATGGTGACGGCCATGGGAGCGGTCCAGGGCCTCTCCCCCGCGGGCCGGTCGAACGAGGGCATGACCCTGGCCGTCACCGCGCTGCTCGGCGGCATCGCGGCCGGGTCGGCGCTGGGTGGCTGGGCGGTGGAGCGTCTGGGGCCGGCGCTCGGCTACCTCGTACCGCCGGGTGCCGCTCTGCTCGCGCTGCTGGCCGCGGTCGTCGGAGGGGCGGTCGTCCGGGCAGGGGCCGGGACACCCGCCCCCGGGTACGACTGA
- a CDS encoding bifunctional polysaccharide deacetylase/glycosyltransferase family 2 protein: protein MRYLLPCLVLVAVLAMLMLRGYVHSEILADHRVRPPVATDQVPDRILDGGPVIDARSASQPAKSLSIPDGRLVLTFDDGPDPEWTPKVLDQLKKYHAHAVFFVTGTMASRYPALVKRMVDEGHEVGLHTFSHPDLSYQTRTRTNWELTQNQLALAGAAGVRTSLFRPPYSSFADAMDNKSWPVTQYIGSLGYITVLDSVDSEDWRRPGAAKIVEGATPKGRQGSIVLMHDSGGDRSQTVEALGRYLPAMQERGFRLVNLTEALGAPSALTPVTGADLWKGKAWVAAVALSDNVTEVMVVGLAVIGVLVLVRFGLMLVLSFAHARKVRRRGFRWGDPVTEPVSVLVPAYNERECIANTVRSLMESGHPIEVVVIDDGSTDGTADIVEEMWLPNVHVVRQENAGKPAALNNGIAHARHDIIVMMDGDTVFEPSTVGELVQPFGDPRVGAVAGNAKVGNRDTLIGAWQHIEYVMGFNLDRRMYDLLRCMPTIPGAVGAFRRQALERVGGMSDDTLAEDTDITMALHRDGWHVVYAERARAWTEAPESVQQLWSQRYRWSYGTMQAIWKHRGALVERGPSGRFGRVGLPLVSLFMVLAPLLAPLIDVFLLYGLVFGPTAKTVVAWLGVLLVQAVCAAYAFRLDRERMTHLISLPLQQILYRQLMYVVLLQSWITALTGGRLRWQKLRRTGVVEAPGSVPSPRGRSEERRPVA from the coding sequence ATGCGCTACCTGCTCCCGTGCCTCGTCCTCGTCGCCGTGCTCGCGATGCTCATGCTGCGCGGCTACGTCCACAGCGAGATCCTCGCCGACCACCGCGTCCGCCCCCCGGTCGCCACCGACCAGGTGCCCGACCGGATCCTCGACGGCGGCCCCGTCATCGACGCGCGCTCCGCCTCGCAGCCCGCCAAGTCGCTGAGCATCCCGGACGGCAGGCTGGTCCTGACGTTCGACGACGGCCCCGACCCCGAGTGGACCCCCAAGGTCCTGGACCAGCTGAAGAAGTACCACGCCCACGCCGTCTTCTTCGTGACGGGCACCATGGCCTCGCGCTACCCGGCCCTGGTGAAGCGGATGGTGGACGAGGGCCACGAGGTCGGCCTGCACACCTTCAGCCATCCCGACCTCTCGTACCAGACCAGGACCAGGACCAACTGGGAGCTGACCCAGAATCAGTTGGCGCTGGCGGGCGCCGCCGGCGTCAGGACCTCGCTGTTCCGGCCGCCGTACTCCTCCTTCGCCGACGCCATGGACAACAAGTCCTGGCCGGTCACGCAGTACATCGGGAGCCTCGGCTACATCACCGTCCTCGACAGCGTCGACAGCGAGGACTGGAGGCGGCCCGGCGCCGCGAAGATCGTCGAGGGGGCCACCCCGAAGGGCCGCCAGGGCTCGATCGTGCTGATGCACGACTCCGGCGGCGACCGCTCGCAGACCGTCGAGGCCCTCGGCCGCTACCTGCCCGCCATGCAGGAGCGCGGCTTCCGCCTCGTCAACCTCACCGAGGCGCTCGGGGCGCCCAGCGCGCTCACCCCGGTCACCGGCGCCGACCTGTGGAAGGGCAAGGCCTGGGTCGCGGCGGTCGCCCTCTCGGACAACGTCACCGAGGTCATGGTCGTCGGCCTCGCCGTGATCGGCGTCCTCGTCCTCGTCCGCTTCGGCCTGATGCTGGTGCTGTCCTTCGCGCACGCGCGCAAGGTCCGCCGCCGCGGCTTCCGCTGGGGCGACCCGGTCACCGAACCGGTCAGCGTGCTCGTCCCCGCGTACAACGAACGCGAGTGCATCGCCAACACCGTCCGCTCCCTGATGGAGAGCGGCCATCCCATCGAGGTCGTCGTCATCGACGACGGTTCCACGGACGGGACGGCCGACATCGTCGAGGAGATGTGGCTGCCCAACGTCCATGTCGTACGGCAGGAGAACGCCGGCAAACCGGCCGCGCTCAACAACGGCATCGCGCACGCCCGCCACGACATCATCGTGATGATGGACGGCGACACCGTCTTCGAACCCTCCACCGTGGGCGAGCTGGTGCAGCCCTTCGGCGATCCCCGGGTCGGGGCCGTCGCGGGCAACGCCAAGGTCGGCAACCGCGACACCCTCATCGGCGCCTGGCAGCACATCGAGTACGTGATGGGCTTCAACCTGGACCGGCGGATGTACGACCTGCTGCGCTGCATGCCCACCATCCCCGGCGCGGTCGGCGCGTTCCGCCGCCAGGCCCTGGAGCGGGTCGGCGGGATGAGCGACGACACCCTCGCCGAGGACACCGACATCACCATGGCCCTGCACCGCGACGGCTGGCATGTCGTGTACGCCGAGCGGGCCCGCGCCTGGACCGAGGCGCCCGAGTCCGTCCAGCAGTTGTGGTCCCAGCGCTACCGCTGGAGCTACGGCACGATGCAGGCGATCTGGAAGCACCGCGGGGCCCTGGTCGAACGCGGCCCGTCGGGCCGCTTCGGCCGGGTCGGCCTGCCGCTCGTCTCCCTCTTCATGGTGCTGGCCCCGCTGCTCGCGCCCCTGATCGACGTGTTCCTGCTGTACGGCCTGGTCTTCGGGCCGACGGCGAAGACCGTCGTCGCGTGGCTCGGCGTCCTGCTCGTGCAGGCGGTCTGCGCCGCGTACGCGTTCCGCCTCGACCGGGAACGGATGACGCACCTGATCAGCCTGCCGCTCCAGCAGATCCTCTACCGGCAGCTCATGTACGTCGTGCTGCTCCAGTCCTGGATCACCGCGCTCACCGGCGGCCGGCTGCGCTGGCAGAAGCTGCGCCGTACGGGCGTGGTGGAGGCACCCGGCTCGGTCCCGTCGCCGCGGGGGCGCAGCGAGGAGCGGAGGCCGGTGGCATGA
- the ftsE gene encoding cell division ATP-binding protein FtsE, protein MIRFDNVSKTYPKQNRPALRDVSLDIEKGEFVFLVGSSGSGKSTFLRLILREERTSTGMVHVLGKDLARLSNWKVPQMRRQLGTVFQDFRLLPNKTVAQNVAFAQEVIGKSRGETRKSVPQVLDLVGLGGKEDRMPGELSGGEQQRVAIARAFVNRPMLLIADEPTGNLDPQTSVGIMKLLDRINRTGTTVLMATHDQNIVDQMRKRVLELDQGRLVRDQVRGVYGYQH, encoded by the coding sequence GTGATTCGATTCGACAACGTCTCCAAGACCTACCCGAAGCAGAACCGCCCCGCGCTGCGTGATGTCTCCCTCGACATCGAGAAGGGGGAGTTCGTCTTCCTCGTCGGCTCGTCCGGTTCCGGCAAGTCGACGTTCCTGAGACTGATCCTCCGCGAGGAGCGCACGAGCACCGGCATGGTGCACGTCCTCGGCAAGGACCTGGCACGCCTGTCCAACTGGAAGGTGCCCCAGATGCGCCGCCAGCTCGGCACCGTCTTCCAGGACTTCCGGCTGCTGCCGAACAAGACCGTCGCGCAGAACGTGGCGTTCGCGCAGGAGGTCATCGGCAAGTCCCGCGGCGAGACCCGCAAGTCCGTCCCGCAGGTCCTCGACCTGGTCGGACTCGGCGGCAAGGAGGACCGGATGCCCGGCGAGCTCTCCGGTGGTGAGCAGCAGCGCGTCGCCATCGCGCGGGCCTTCGTGAACCGCCCCATGCTGCTGATCGCGGACGAGCCGACCGGTAACCTCGACCCGCAGACCTCCGTGGGCATCATGAAGCTGCTCGACCGCATCAACCGCACCGGCACCACCGTGCTGATGGCCACGCACGACCAGAACATCGTCGACCAGATGCGCAAGCGCGTGCTGGAACTCGACCAGGGCCGCCTGGTACGCGACCAGGTGCGCGGCGTCTACGGCTACCAGCACTGA
- the smpB gene encoding SsrA-binding protein SmpB, protein MAKEKGRKLIAQNKKARHDYLIIDTYECGMVLTGTEVKSLRQGRASLTDGFVQIDGGEAWLHNVHVPEYTQGTWTNHSARRKRKLLMHRLEIDKLDSKSSESGHTIVPLAMYFKDGRAKIEIALAKGKKEYDKRQTLREKQDLRETNRAIAAVKRKQRA, encoded by the coding sequence ATGGCTAAGGAAAAAGGGCGCAAGCTGATCGCGCAGAACAAGAAGGCGCGGCACGACTACCTCATCATCGACACGTACGAGTGCGGCATGGTGCTGACCGGCACCGAGGTGAAGTCCCTGCGCCAGGGGCGGGCGTCGCTGACGGACGGGTTCGTCCAGATCGACGGCGGCGAGGCCTGGCTGCACAACGTGCACGTACCGGAGTACACGCAGGGGACGTGGACCAACCACAGTGCCCGGCGGAAGCGGAAGCTCCTGATGCACCGGCTGGAGATCGACAAGCTGGACTCCAAGTCGAGCGAGTCCGGGCACACGATCGTGCCGCTGGCCATGTACTTCAAGGACGGCCGGGCGAAGATCGAGATCGCGCTGGCGAAGGGCAAGAAGGAGTACGACAAGCGGCAGACGCTGCGGGAGAAGCAGGACCTGCGCGAGACGAACCGCGCGATCGCGGCGGTCAAGCGGAAGCAGCGGGCCTGA
- a CDS encoding MFS transporter: MAAKSPADTSVGDPLPRQSKVPPDTARETDKPERANHRWFVLTVIALAQLMVVLDATVVNIALPSAQQALGFNDNNRQWIVTSYALAFGSLLLLGGRLADLIGRRIVFLIGVVGFAGASALAGAAQNFEVLVTGRALQGVFGAMLAPAALALLNTTFTGAKERAKAFGIYGAIGGAGGGVGLLLGGLLTEHLSWRWTLYVNLFFAVFAFIGGVIFLRKGAPAERPKLDLPGTVLVTAGLFGLVYGFSNAETHDWSSPETWGFLLAGAVLLAAFTWWQTRSKHPLLPLRVLLDRDRGASFTMLAISGAGMFGVFLFLTYYLQSSLHYTPVKTGLAFLPMIGILMVAATLVTNTLLPKYGPRPIVPLGMALAAVGMAWLTGLDMSSTYAAHVLPPLLVIGFGLGLVMPTAMSVSTSGVSAEDAGVASATVNTMQQVGGSIGTALLSTLAASAATNYLSDRKPSPAALAQAQLESYSTAYWWSAGIFAVGAVLALVMYRGGRPQPAPEGVQAVHM, from the coding sequence ATGGCAGCCAAGTCCCCCGCCGACACGTCCGTCGGCGATCCCCTTCCCCGGCAGAGCAAGGTCCCGCCCGACACGGCACGGGAGACGGACAAGCCGGAGCGCGCCAACCACCGCTGGTTCGTGCTGACCGTGATCGCGCTGGCCCAACTGATGGTGGTCCTCGACGCGACCGTCGTGAACATCGCCCTGCCCTCGGCCCAGCAGGCGCTCGGCTTCAACGACAACAACCGGCAGTGGATCGTCACGTCGTACGCGCTGGCCTTCGGCAGCCTGCTGCTCCTCGGCGGACGCCTCGCCGACCTCATAGGCCGGCGGATCGTCTTCCTCATCGGCGTCGTCGGCTTCGCCGGCGCCTCGGCCCTGGCCGGGGCCGCCCAGAACTTCGAGGTCCTGGTCACCGGCCGCGCCCTCCAGGGCGTGTTCGGCGCGATGCTCGCGCCGGCCGCGCTGGCGCTGCTCAACACGACCTTCACCGGGGCCAAGGAGCGCGCCAAGGCCTTCGGCATCTACGGCGCCATCGGCGGCGCGGGCGGCGGCGTCGGCCTGCTGCTCGGCGGCCTGCTCACCGAGCACCTCAGCTGGCGCTGGACGCTCTACGTCAACCTCTTCTTCGCCGTGTTCGCGTTCATCGGCGGCGTGATCTTCCTGCGCAAGGGCGCCCCGGCCGAGCGGCCGAAGCTCGACCTGCCGGGCACGGTCCTCGTCACCGCCGGCCTCTTCGGACTGGTCTACGGCTTCTCCAACGCGGAGACGCACGACTGGAGCTCCCCGGAGACCTGGGGCTTCCTGCTCGCCGGCGCGGTCCTGCTGGCGGCCTTCACCTGGTGGCAGACCAGGTCGAAGCACCCGCTGCTGCCGCTGCGCGTCCTGCTCGACCGGGACCGCGGGGCGTCCTTCACGATGCTCGCCATCTCCGGCGCGGGCATGTTCGGGGTCTTCCTCTTCCTGACGTACTACCTCCAGTCCTCGCTGCACTACACCCCGGTCAAGACGGGCCTCGCGTTCCTGCCGATGATCGGCATCCTGATGGTGGCCGCGACGCTCGTCACCAACACCCTGCTGCCGAAGTACGGCCCCCGGCCGATCGTCCCGCTGGGCATGGCGCTGGCCGCCGTCGGCATGGCGTGGCTCACCGGGCTCGACATGAGCAGCACGTACGCGGCCCACGTCCTCCCGCCGCTGCTGGTCATCGGCTTCGGACTCGGCCTGGTGATGCCGACCGCGATGAGCGTGTCCACCTCCGGGGTCTCCGCGGAGGACGCGGGGGTCGCCTCGGCGACCGTCAACACCATGCAGCAGGTGGGCGGTTCGATCGGCACCGCGCTGCTGAGCACGCTGGCCGCGAGCGCGGCGACGAACTACCTGTCGGACCGCAAGCCGAGTCCGGCGGCGCTCGCCCAGGCCCAGCTGGAGAGCTACTCGACCGCCTACTGGTGGTCGGCCGGCATCTTCGCCGTCGGCGCGGTGCTCGCCCTGGTGATGTACCGCGGCGGACGGCCGCAGCCGGCTCCGGAAGGCGTCCAGGCCGTCCACATGTAG
- a CDS encoding S41 family peptidase produces MSGSELHHRPRGVRRGAALTLVFASVLATAAATNSLPRSDEKSPALPLRAASSTVHGEDVARAAAEAMADGKSATEAAEEVVSRSGDRWGAVYDKSEYEEFEQGLDGRYTGVGLAARGAAGGLVEVTRVQPGAPADRAGIRAGDTVRTVDGASVAKRPVTEVMALLRGDSETKSARPGSAVVLGLERGGRHLTRTVRRAELTTESVTVATLAGGARLIKVESFTKGTGARVRDAVLDAPAKAGVLLDLRGNGGGLVSEAVKAASAFLDGGLVATYDINGDQRVLNADPGGDTTRPLVVLVDSGTMSAAELVTGALQDRGRSITVGARTFGKGSVQMPSKLPDGSVAELTVGHYRTPAGHGVDGRGITPDVQVSERAQERARTVLSGLGGNG; encoded by the coding sequence ATGTCGGGCTCCGAGTTGCATCACAGACCCCGCGGCGTCCGTCGCGGCGCGGCCCTGACCTTGGTCTTCGCCAGTGTGCTGGCCACGGCGGCGGCGACGAACTCCCTGCCGCGCAGCGACGAGAAATCGCCGGCGCTGCCGCTGCGCGCCGCCTCCTCGACGGTGCACGGCGAGGACGTCGCCCGGGCCGCCGCCGAGGCCATGGCAGACGGCAAGTCGGCCACGGAAGCGGCCGAGGAGGTCGTCAGCCGCAGCGGTGACCGCTGGGGCGCGGTGTACGACAAGAGTGAGTACGAGGAGTTCGAGCAGGGCCTCGACGGCCGGTACACCGGGGTCGGGCTCGCGGCCCGGGGCGCGGCGGGCGGCCTGGTCGAGGTGACCCGGGTCCAGCCGGGGGCGCCCGCGGACCGGGCGGGCATCAGGGCCGGGGACACCGTACGGACCGTCGACGGCGCGTCCGTCGCGAAGCGGCCCGTGACGGAGGTCATGGCCCTGCTGCGCGGCGACAGCGAGACGAAGAGCGCGCGGCCCGGTTCCGCCGTGGTGCTGGGTCTGGAGCGGGGCGGGCGGCACTTGACCCGTACGGTACGCAGGGCCGAGCTGACCACCGAGTCGGTCACGGTCGCCACGCTCGCGGGCGGCGCCCGGCTGATCAAGGTCGAGTCGTTCACCAAGGGCACGGGCGCGCGGGTACGGGACGCGGTGCTGGACGCCCCCGCGAAGGCCGGTGTCCTCCTGGACCTGCGGGGCAACGGGGGCGGGCTGGTCTCCGAGGCCGTGAAGGCCGCCTCCGCGTTCCTGGACGGCGGCCTGGTCGCCACGTACGACATAAACGGGGACCAGCGGGTGTTGAACGCCGATCCGGGGGGAGACACCACCCGGCCCCTGGTGGTCCTCGTGGACAGCGGCACGATGAGCGCGGCCGAGCTGGTGACGGGGGCGCTCCAGGACCGGGGCCGGTCCATCACGGTCGGCGCGCGGACCTTCGGGAAGGGCTCGGTGCAGATGCCGAGCAAGCTGCCGGACGGCTCCGTCGCCGAGCTGACCGTCGGGCACTACCGCACGCCGGCCGGCCACGGGGTCGACGGCCGGGGCATCACCCCCGACGTGCAGGTGAGCGAGCGGGCCCAGGAGCGGGCGCGGACGGTGCTCAGCGGCCTCGGCGGAAATGGTTAA
- the ftsX gene encoding permease-like cell division protein FtsX codes for MRAQFVLSEIGVGLRRNLTMTFAVIISVALSLALFGGALLMRDQVSTMKDYWYDKVNVSIFLCNKGDVTTSPQCTKGAVTTEQRDQIEADLKKMTTIVETVHYEDADEAYKHYKEQYGDSPLAATITPDQMPESFRVKLKDPEKYKVVATAFAGRDGVQSVQDQRDILQNLFGLMQGMNVAALFVMALMLVIAIMLIVNTVRVSAFSRRRETGIMRLVGASSFYIQMPFIMEAAFAGLLGGVVACAMLLLGRYFLIDHGLDLSHKMELVNFIGWDAVLTKLPLVLAIALLMPALAAFIALRKYLRV; via the coding sequence ATGCGCGCCCAGTTCGTCCTGTCGGAGATCGGCGTCGGCCTCCGCCGCAATCTCACGATGACCTTCGCCGTCATCATCTCCGTGGCCCTCTCGCTCGCCCTGTTCGGCGGCGCGCTGCTCATGCGCGATCAGGTCAGCACGATGAAGGACTACTGGTACGACAAGGTCAACGTCTCCATCTTCCTCTGCAACAAGGGAGATGTGACGACGTCGCCGCAGTGCACCAAGGGCGCGGTCACGACGGAGCAGCGGGACCAGATCGAGGCCGATCTGAAGAAGATGACGACCATCGTCGAGACCGTCCACTACGAGGACGCGGACGAGGCGTACAAGCACTACAAGGAGCAGTACGGCGACTCCCCGCTGGCGGCCACGATCACGCCGGACCAGATGCCGGAGTCGTTCCGCGTCAAGCTCAAGGACCCCGAGAAGTACAAGGTGGTGGCGACCGCCTTCGCGGGACGGGACGGGGTCCAGTCCGTCCAGGACCAGCGCGACATCCTCCAGAACCTGTTCGGGCTGATGCAGGGCATGAACGTCGCCGCGCTCTTCGTCATGGCGCTGATGCTGGTCATCGCCATCATGCTGATCGTCAACACCGTGCGGGTGTCGGCGTTCAGCCGCAGGCGTGAGACGGGGATCATGCGCCTGGTGGGCGCCTCCAGCTTCTACATCCAGATGCCGTTCATCATGGAGGCCGCGTTCGCCGGGCTGCTCGGCGGTGTGGTCGCCTGCGCGATGCTGCTCCTCGGGCGCTACTTCCTGATCGATCATGGCCTTGATCTGTCGCACAAGATGGAACTCGTCAACTTCATCGGCTGGGACGCCGTGCTGACCAAGCTCCCGCTGGTCCTGGCGATCGCGCTGCTGATGCCCGCCCTCGCCGCTTTCATCGCGTTGCGCAAGTACCTCAGGGTGTGA
- a CDS encoding acyltransferase family protein gives MSVPSVDTGGVPRARHRAAAASPGPAEAGTAQAGPAEAAPGRDRYLDLLRAIALVRVVVFHVFGWAWLTIVFPSMGVMFALAGSLMARSLAKRAPWSVIRGRLRRLLPPMWAFAAVVVPVIFLLGWHPVREEGLWGLAKLGNYVLPLGAPPYPDPSGSASGWLEQSWADEAVGPLWYIRAYVWFVLASPLLLWAFRKVPWATLAFPLVLTAAIETGLLTIPGETGLAVTDFAVYGACWVLGFAHQDGLFRRIPRYLTVSVSVLVMAFGLWWASGHPGPEGWNLDEMPLTEATWSLGFVAILLQYAPSWRELPGRLARFDPLVTLANNRAVTIYLWHNLLIMATVPLIDQLWNIPGIDRFSAELDASYGTLSLILVWPLIALMILAVGWVEDTAARRRPRLWPA, from the coding sequence ATGAGCGTCCCTTCGGTGGACACCGGGGGCGTACCCCGAGCCCGGCACCGGGCGGCGGCCGCCTCGCCCGGACCGGCGGAGGCCGGTACCGCGCAGGCGGGCCCCGCGGAAGCGGCCCCCGGCCGCGACCGCTACCTCGACCTGCTGCGCGCGATCGCGCTGGTCCGCGTCGTGGTCTTCCACGTCTTCGGGTGGGCCTGGCTGACGATCGTCTTCCCCTCGATGGGGGTGATGTTCGCGCTGGCGGGCTCGTTGATGGCCCGTTCGCTCGCGAAGCGCGCCCCGTGGAGCGTGATCCGGGGGCGGCTGCGCCGGCTGCTGCCGCCCATGTGGGCGTTCGCGGCCGTGGTCGTACCGGTGATCTTCCTGCTGGGCTGGCACCCGGTGCGGGAGGAGGGGCTCTGGGGCCTGGCGAAGCTGGGCAACTACGTCCTGCCGCTGGGCGCCCCGCCGTACCCGGACCCGAGCGGGTCGGCGAGCGGCTGGCTGGAGCAGTCCTGGGCGGACGAGGCGGTGGGACCGCTCTGGTACATCCGCGCGTACGTCTGGTTCGTCCTCGCCTCGCCGCTGCTGCTGTGGGCGTTCCGCAAGGTGCCGTGGGCGACGCTGGCCTTCCCGCTGGTCCTCACCGCCGCGATCGAGACGGGGCTGCTGACGATCCCCGGCGAGACGGGCCTCGCGGTGACCGACTTCGCGGTGTACGGCGCCTGCTGGGTGCTCGGATTCGCCCACCAGGACGGGCTGTTCCGGAGGATCCCGCGCTATCTGACGGTCTCGGTGTCCGTGCTGGTGATGGCCTTCGGCCTGTGGTGGGCGTCGGGCCATCCGGGGCCCGAGGGCTGGAACCTCGACGAGATGCCCCTCACCGAGGCGACCTGGTCGCTCGGCTTCGTGGCGATCCTGCTCCAGTACGCCCCGTCGTGGCGCGAACTCCCGGGCAGGCTGGCCCGGTTCGACCCGCTCGTCACGCTGGCCAACAACCGGGCCGTGACGATCTACCTCTGGCACAACCTGCTGATCATGGCGACGGTCCCGCTGATCGACCAGCTCTGGAACATCCCGGGCATCGACCGGTTCTCGGCCGAACTGGACGCCTCGTACGGGACGCTGTCCCTGATCCTGGTCTGGCCGCTGATCGCCCTGATGATCCTGGCGGTGGGCTGGGTGGAGGACACGGCGGCCCGGCGCCGCCCCCGGCTCTGGCCGGCCTGA
- a CDS encoding LysR family transcriptional regulator, with product MSRDIDPRLLRAFVTAAEELHFTRAAARLYVAQQALSRDIRRLEGELGAELFVRTTRRVALTADGERLLPYARGVLAAQDRLRAAAAEGPRPLLVDLNSEGLTSGRVLARARELAPDHELMARFESGLTGAAAEILAGRLDVSFGYADGLAPGLRAGLRSQLVRYEPMAVLLPYDHPLAGRAEVPLAALAGERVYAGAGNPRTAEWTELARQLFAGRSIAVAEPAPMAVGREEFRRIMAKHRTPVLTVVDSPEMPGSVLRPLVEPVPLSPVFLVWREGLKHAGVAALRAAAAELGRSGGWLEVLPASWVPRAPQH from the coding sequence ATGTCCCGAGACATCGACCCCCGACTCCTCCGCGCCTTCGTGACCGCCGCCGAGGAGCTGCACTTCACCCGGGCCGCCGCCCGGCTGTACGTCGCCCAACAGGCCCTCAGCCGTGACATCCGGCGTCTGGAAGGGGAGTTGGGCGCCGAGCTGTTCGTCAGGACCACCCGGCGGGTGGCGCTCACGGCGGACGGTGAGCGGCTTCTCCCGTACGCCCGAGGGGTGTTGGCCGCGCAGGACCGGCTGCGCGCGGCCGCCGCCGAGGGACCGCGGCCGTTGCTCGTGGACCTCAACTCCGAGGGGCTGACCTCCGGCCGGGTGCTGGCGCGCGCCCGTGAACTCGCGCCGGACCACGAGCTGATGGCGCGCTTCGAGAGCGGATTGACCGGCGCCGCCGCCGAGATCCTCGCCGGCCGGCTCGACGTGTCGTTCGGGTACGCCGACGGGCTCGCGCCCGGGCTGCGCGCCGGGCTGCGGAGCCAACTGGTGCGGTACGAGCCGATGGCCGTCCTGTTGCCCTACGACCATCCGCTGGCCGGTCGCGCCGAGGTGCCGCTCGCCGCGCTCGCCGGGGAGCGGGTGTACGCGGGGGCCGGCAACCCGCGGACGGCGGAGTGGACGGAATTGGCCCGGCAGCTCTTCGCGGGGCGCTCGATCGCGGTCGCGGAGCCGGCGCCGATGGCCGTGGGGCGGGAGGAGTTCCGGCGGATCATGGCGAAACATCGCACGCCCGTTCTCACGGTGGTGGATTCGCCGGAGATGCCGGGATCGGTGCTGCGGCCGCTCGTCGAACCCGTACCCCTGTCACCCGTGTTCCTGGTGTGGCGGGAGGGGCTGAAACACGCCGGTGTGGCCGCCCTGCGGGCCGCCGCGGCCGAACTGGGCCGGAGCGGTGGGTGGCTTGAAGTGTTACCCGCGAGTTGGGTTCCTCGCGCGCCACAGCACTGA